GTCCGACCGCGGAGCCGCCCATGACCTGACCCTAAGCGACATCGTTGGGGGCCGGCATCACTCTGGCGATCCACCCCGGCATCACTCCGGCGATTGACAGACAGGTGGTGGCGGGCGCATGTGACGAAGCGGCGCCCGTCCGGCCGCGCGTCGCGCCAGCGGCGTTCGGGCCAACTGGTTGAAATGCCCGTCGTCGCAACGGCGGCAAATCTGGAGACGGCCGGCCATTCAGGGCGCAAACGACTGAATGCGCCTTCCGGACTCGCGGTCGAATGGGCTTGGTTTGTACACATGGGCTCGAACCGGCGGAAGCGTGGTAAGCCCGCTACGATGGAGTTCAAGATGGCAAGGGGATCCATGTACGCATGACCAAGGGCGCAGCCGTTCTCACGGTCCTCACCGTAACGCTTGTGATAGCCGGAGGAGTCGCCTTCGGGGCGCGGCTCCTTGGCCGTGACGGAGAACTTCAGCACGTTGCACCTGAGCAATTTGAAGCTCCGCCCGACGACGGTGCGTACGGCGTCGTTACGGCAGTTGCACATCCGAAGGCAGGACTTGAACTCCTGGGATGGGAGGCTATCAAGCCCCGCTGGGAAGTCCACGTGACCTTTGTGCCGCCTGCGACCTGCCAGGCGCCGACAGACACAGGAGAGGTCACCGTTGAAACCTGCCCCTCGCTCCCCGCGACAGGGCGCATGATCGGGGCAATGGCAACATCCAACAGCCCAGTGATGTGGACCGTCGCAATCGAGATCACTGAGGCCTGTTACCACGCGGTGGCTCTCAACGACCGGTGGCCTACGACATATCTGGAGTGTCGGGACCCGTGAACGCTTCTATACCCCAACGGGCCGGCGGCACCGCTTGACCGCACGCTCCAGCGACGGGCGCGCCGGCCAATCCCAATGCAAGGGCGGCAAGGGTGAGGATGCGCATTTCTGACTCCGGCGGCCAAAAGGCCGTGAGGAGTCAGCTTGCGAATCGGCGTTCCATCAGCGTTCCAGGATTCCGAGGGGCCCGTTCCTATTCGGGGCCGTCTGTTCCAAGTTCGTTCTCATTTCGGTCCATCGCCGGCGCCTCCACGAACGCCGTGAGACTCGGGAGCGGAGTGTCAGACCGTAGCGGTTGGCCTGCAGCGGGGGAGTGGCCGACTGAGCGGACCACGGCTTACCTTCCAAAGGGCCGGGGAGCAGTTCCACGCGCCCCGTGTCGATACCGCCGTTCTTGTTGATAAAGGAACTCTTTACCCGACGCGCAGAGTGATGTGACGTTTTCAGACGGTCGACGTTCTTCTACTGTGTGGGGCTCAGCGACCGACCAGTCTCCTCGAGACCTTCTGTTCCGCCGCGGAGCGCAAGCTCGGACGCAGCTTCCGTGCCACGAGCGTCGGTGATCGATAACCAGACGGACGAAGCCTTAGCCGTCGCTGCGGCTTCGAATCCAGCGATCTTCGTCTGCCTCTACAACCGATACTACCAGCGAGTACACAGGTATTGCGGCACAAGATCGCGTTCTCGGGAAGAGGCCGAGGATCTTGCCCAGCAGACGTTCGTACTTGCACTCAATGCCCTGTCGCGCTTCCAGCCGCGAGGCTCATTCGCGGCCTGGCTATTCCGAATTGCACACAACCTGACGTTGGATCACGCCCGCCGCCAGCGGGCTCCGGCGTCGTGGGAGATGTTGCCGGACGCAGACCTGCCAGTTTCCACAGACGGTGACCCGGAGACAACTCTGCTTAGAAAGGAACGGCTCGAGGCGCTTCAGCAAGCCGCCGAGGTCCTTTCGGCTGAGCAAAGGGAACTGCTAGCACTTCGATTCTCCGTCGGCTTGTCGGTCCGCGAGGTGGCCTCGGCCATCGGCAAGTCGGAGTCGGCTACGAAGATGCAACTCCTGCGCACGCTGCGCCAACTCAAAG
This genomic interval from Fimbriimonadia bacterium contains the following:
- a CDS encoding sigma-70 family RNA polymerase sigma factor, which codes for MIDNQTDEALAVAAASNPAIFVCLYNRYYQRVHRYCGTRSRSREEAEDLAQQTFVLALNALSRFQPRGSFAAWLFRIAHNLTLDHARRQRAPASWEMLPDADLPVSTDGDPETTLLRKERLEALQQAAEVLSAEQRELLALRFSVGLSVREVASAIGKSESATKMQLLRTLRQLKGRLQSHATLLSK